A genomic segment from Deinococcus sp. YIM 77859 encodes:
- a CDS encoding type III polyketide synthase — protein MLAAPVLRSLVTGNPPYRVPQQEVREVARRVFPRLAARARMLDVFDNAHIETRALARPLPWYEQERGFGEKNAVFVEEARALTLRLAREALARAELAPADVDAVVLVNTSGISAPSLDAYLIETLGLNRHAARLPVWGLGCAGGAAGLARAADLVRAGHRRVLYVAVELCSVTLVKGDETKSNFVGTALFSDGGAALVVTAPDVPGPPPLLALHGGYSTLIEASEDIMGWDVVDEGLKVRFSRDIPTLVRSMMRENVEAALTAFGWQLEEVGTFVVHPGGVKVLAAYEAALDLPPGALDASRRVLAAHGNMSSVTVLFVLEETLRASPQGRGLLSAMGPGFSAEHVLVGFPGL, from the coding sequence ATGCTCGCTGCCCCTGTTCTGCGTTCCCTGGTGACCGGGAACCCGCCCTACCGCGTGCCGCAACAGGAGGTGCGCGAGGTGGCCCGCCGGGTCTTTCCGCGTCTGGCCGCCCGCGCCCGCATGCTGGACGTGTTCGACAATGCCCATATCGAGACGCGCGCCTTGGCCCGCCCCCTGCCCTGGTACGAGCAGGAACGCGGGTTTGGAGAGAAAAACGCCGTCTTTGTGGAGGAGGCCCGTGCCCTGACCCTGCGCCTGGCGCGTGAGGCCTTGGCACGCGCTGAGCTGGCTCCTGCCGACGTGGACGCGGTCGTTCTCGTCAATACCAGCGGCATCAGCGCGCCCAGCCTTGACGCCTACCTGATCGAGACGCTGGGCCTCAACCGGCACGCGGCGCGGCTTCCGGTCTGGGGCCTGGGCTGCGCGGGAGGCGCGGCGGGTCTGGCGCGAGCGGCCGACCTGGTGCGCGCGGGGCACCGCCGCGTGCTGTACGTGGCGGTGGAGCTGTGTAGCGTCACGCTGGTCAAGGGTGACGAAACCAAGAGCAACTTTGTGGGGACGGCGCTGTTTTCTGACGGGGGAGCCGCCCTGGTGGTCACCGCTCCCGACGTGCCGGGTCCGCCGCCCCTGCTCGCCCTGCACGGCGGCTACTCCACCCTGATTGAGGCTTCTGAAGACATCATGGGTTGGGACGTGGTGGACGAGGGGCTCAAGGTGCGCTTTTCCCGCGACATTCCCACGCTTGTTCGCTCGATGATGCGGGAAAACGTCGAGGCGGCGCTCACGGCGTTCGGGTGGCAGCTGGAAGAGGTGGGCACCTTTGTCGTTCATCCCGGCGGCGTGAAGGTGCTGGCCGCCTACGAGGCCGCCCTTGACCTGCCCCCCGGTGCCCTGGACGCGAGCCGCCGGGTGCTTGCCGCGCACGGGAACATGAGCAGTGTGACCGTCCTGTTCGTGTTGGAAGAGACCCTGCGTGCCTCCCCGCAGGGCCGCGGCCTTCTCAGCGCGATGGGGCCCGGCTTCAGTGCCGAGCATGTGCTCGTTGGGTTTCCTGGCCTGTGA
- the acnA gene encoding aconitate hydratase AcnA — protein sequence MAMNLFGARDVLTTKAGQKLYYYNLNRLQVPGADISRLPFSIKVLLESVLREANNYDVREEDVRAVANWKPVNEEVEIPFKPARVILQDFTGVPAVVDLASMRAAMVKLGGDPKKINPLIPVDLVIDHSVQVDEFGTELALQHNMELEFERNRERYEFLRWGQQAFDNFGVVPPASGIVHQVNLEYLAKGVQSRPEDDGVVVYPDSLVGTDSHTTMINGLGIVGWGVGGIEAEAVMLGQPIYMLMPEVIGFKITGALPEGATATDLALRVTQMLREKGVVGKFVEFYGAGLSNMTLPDRATIANMAPEYGATMGFFPVDEEALRYLRRTGRLEDEIELVEMYYKAQGMFRTDETPDPVFTDTIELDLSTVVPSLAGPKRPQDRVNLTDMHTVFAEALTAPIKQRGFELPAEKLNARGTIGGTNIQIGHGAVTLASITSCTNTSNPSVLIAAGLVAKKAVLRGLKPKPWVKTSLAPGSRVVTEYLEAAGLQDYLDQIGFNTVGYGCMTCIGNSGPLPEPVVQAIQEGDLVVASVLSGNRNFEGRVNPHIKANYLASPPLVVAYALAGTVVNDIVNEPLAVDKDGQPVYLRDLWPTGAEIQAIMDQAINAEMFKRVYDGIEKSNERWNAIPVTGGDLYDWNPDSTYIQNPPFFENLAGGPSEITSIQGARALVKVGDSVTTDHISPAGSFKADTPAGKYLMEHGVAPKDFNSYGSRRGAHEVMMRGTFANIRLKNQLAPGTEGGFTTDFTTGQVTSIYDAAMNYKAQNIPLLVFAGKDYGMGSSRDWAAKGTFLLGVKAVIAESFERIHRSNLVGMGVLPLQFKNGETADSLGIRGDETFDILLPQDLKPRQDVTLRVTGQDGTVREVTLQCRIDTPVEIDYYKNGGILQTVLRSILERSGQEAGAQA from the coding sequence ATGGCGATGAACCTGTTCGGTGCGCGCGACGTGCTCACCACCAAGGCTGGACAGAAGCTGTACTACTACAACCTGAACAGGCTTCAGGTCCCCGGCGCGGACATCAGCCGCCTGCCTTTTTCCATCAAGGTGCTGCTCGAAAGCGTGTTGCGCGAGGCCAACAACTATGACGTGCGCGAGGAGGACGTGCGGGCCGTTGCGAACTGGAAGCCCGTGAATGAGGAAGTCGAGATCCCCTTTAAGCCCGCTCGGGTGATTCTGCAGGACTTCACCGGCGTGCCCGCCGTTGTGGACCTCGCCTCCATGCGCGCGGCGATGGTGAAGCTGGGCGGCGACCCCAAAAAGATCAACCCGCTGATTCCTGTTGACCTGGTGATCGACCACTCCGTGCAGGTGGATGAGTTCGGCACCGAGCTGGCGCTGCAACACAACATGGAGCTGGAGTTCGAGCGCAACCGCGAGCGCTACGAGTTCCTCCGGTGGGGTCAGCAGGCCTTTGACAACTTCGGGGTGGTGCCCCCCGCCAGCGGCATCGTGCACCAGGTGAACCTGGAATACCTCGCCAAGGGGGTGCAGAGCCGCCCCGAGGATGACGGCGTGGTCGTGTACCCCGACTCCCTCGTCGGGACCGATTCTCATACCACCATGATCAACGGCTTGGGGATCGTGGGCTGGGGAGTGGGCGGCATCGAGGCAGAAGCCGTCATGCTGGGCCAGCCCATCTACATGCTGATGCCCGAAGTGATCGGCTTTAAGATCACGGGTGCGCTGCCCGAGGGCGCGACCGCTACCGACCTCGCGCTGCGCGTCACCCAGATGCTGCGTGAAAAGGGCGTGGTGGGCAAATTCGTCGAGTTCTACGGTGCGGGTCTTTCCAACATGACCCTGCCCGACCGAGCGACCATCGCCAATATGGCCCCCGAGTACGGCGCGACGATGGGCTTTTTCCCGGTGGATGAGGAGGCGCTGCGCTACCTGCGCCGCACCGGTCGCCTGGAAGACGAGATCGAGTTGGTGGAGATGTACTACAAGGCGCAGGGCATGTTCCGCACCGACGAGACGCCCGACCCCGTCTTCACCGACACCATCGAACTCGACCTCTCCACCGTCGTGCCCAGCCTTGCCGGGCCCAAGCGCCCGCAGGACCGTGTGAACCTCACGGACATGCACACGGTGTTTGCCGAGGCCCTCACGGCGCCCATCAAGCAGCGCGGCTTTGAGCTGCCTGCAGAGAAGCTCAACGCCCGGGGCACCATCGGCGGCACCAATATTCAAATTGGACACGGTGCGGTGACCCTCGCCTCCATCACCTCCTGCACGAACACCTCCAACCCCAGCGTGCTGATCGCGGCGGGGCTCGTCGCGAAGAAGGCCGTTCTGCGCGGCCTGAAGCCCAAGCCCTGGGTCAAGACCAGCCTGGCGCCCGGCTCCCGGGTGGTCACCGAGTACCTCGAAGCCGCCGGGTTGCAGGACTACCTCGATCAAATCGGCTTCAACACGGTGGGGTACGGCTGCATGACCTGCATCGGCAACTCCGGGCCACTGCCCGAACCCGTCGTGCAGGCCATTCAGGAAGGGGACCTGGTCGTCGCCTCCGTGCTTTCGGGGAACCGGAACTTCGAGGGCCGCGTGAACCCGCACATCAAGGCGAACTACCTCGCCTCGCCCCCCCTGGTCGTCGCCTACGCTCTGGCGGGCACGGTGGTCAACGACATCGTGAATGAGCCCCTGGCTGTAGACAAGGACGGCCAGCCCGTGTACCTGCGCGACCTGTGGCCGACGGGCGCTGAGATCCAGGCCATCATGGACCAGGCGATCAACGCCGAGATGTTTAAGCGCGTGTATGACGGGATCGAGAAGAGTAACGAGCGTTGGAACGCGATTCCGGTGACGGGTGGCGATCTGTACGACTGGAATCCCGACTCCACCTACATCCAAAACCCGCCCTTCTTCGAGAACCTGGCGGGTGGCCCCTCTGAGATCACTTCTATTCAGGGGGCGCGTGCGCTGGTGAAAGTCGGTGACTCGGTCACGACCGACCACATCAGCCCCGCCGGTTCCTTTAAGGCGGATACTCCAGCGGGCAAGTACCTGATGGAGCACGGCGTTGCTCCAAAGGACTTCAACTCCTACGGCTCGCGGCGCGGCGCGCACGAGGTGATGATGCGCGGCACCTTTGCCAATATCCGCCTCAAGAACCAGCTCGCGCCCGGCACCGAGGGCGGCTTCACCACCGACTTCACCACTGGCCAGGTCACGAGCATCTATGACGCCGCGATGAACTACAAGGCGCAGAACATCCCGCTGCTCGTCTTTGCGGGCAAGGACTACGGCATGGGCTCCAGCCGTGACTGGGCGGCCAAGGGCACCTTCCTGCTGGGGGTCAAGGCCGTCATCGCGGAGAGCTTCGAGCGTATCCACCGTTCTAACCTTGTCGGCATGGGCGTCCTGCCACTGCAGTTCAAGAACGGCGAGACGGCCGACAGCCTAGGGATCCGGGGCGATGAGACCTTTGACATTCTTCTTCCCCAGGACCTGAAGCCCCGTCAGGACGTGACCCTGCGTGTGACCGGCCAGGACGGCACGGTACGCGAAGTCACCCTGCAGTGCCGCATCGACACACCCGTCGAGATCGACTACTACAAGAATGGCGGCATCCTCCAGACGGTGCTGCGCTCCATCCTCGAGCGCAGTGGGCAGGAAGCCGGCGCGCAGGCCTAA
- a CDS encoding aldo/keto reductase — MTEMSLDAAQSGTFRIGGELTVSRLGYGAMRVTGEGVWGEPADREEALATLRRLPELGVNLIDTADSYGPAVSEELIREALYPYDTVVIATKAGLTRTGPNVWLPCGRPEYLIQQAYLSCRRLGVERIDLWQLHRIDPQVPRDEQFGAVRELLDRGVIRFAGLSEVTVEEIEAARQVFPVATVQNLYNLVHRKSEDVLDYCAREGIGFLPWYPLAAGRLAGEGSVLAELAQRRGVTPSQVALAWVLQRSPVMLPIPGTGKVRHLEENVAAAGLRLSDEEFRRLDELGREEWQQQVARSRASQG, encoded by the coding sequence ATGACCGAGATGAGTCTAGACGCTGCCCAGAGCGGCACCTTTCGCATCGGTGGAGAACTCACGGTGAGCCGTTTGGGCTACGGCGCGATGCGCGTGACCGGCGAGGGCGTGTGGGGCGAGCCCGCAGACCGCGAGGAGGCCCTGGCCACCCTGCGCCGCCTGCCCGAACTGGGCGTCAACCTGATCGACACCGCCGATTCCTACGGTCCTGCCGTCAGCGAGGAGCTGATTCGCGAGGCGCTGTACCCCTACGACACGGTGGTGATCGCCACCAAGGCGGGCCTGACCCGCACCGGCCCCAACGTCTGGCTGCCCTGCGGGCGCCCCGAGTACCTGATTCAGCAGGCGTACCTGTCTTGCCGTCGCCTGGGGGTCGAGCGCATCGATCTGTGGCAACTGCACCGCATCGACCCCCAGGTGCCCCGCGACGAGCAGTTCGGGGCGGTGCGCGAGCTGCTCGACCGGGGCGTGATTCGCTTTGCAGGACTGAGCGAGGTGACCGTCGAGGAGATCGAGGCGGCCCGGCAGGTGTTTCCCGTCGCCACTGTTCAGAACCTCTACAACCTGGTGCACCGCAAGTCTGAAGACGTGCTCGACTACTGCGCTCGCGAGGGCATCGGCTTTCTGCCCTGGTACCCCCTCGCGGCGGGTCGCCTGGCGGGAGAAGGGAGCGTGTTGGCGGAGCTCGCCCAGCGGCGGGGCGTGACGCCTTCGCAGGTGGCGCTCGCCTGGGTCCTGCAGCGCAGCCCGGTGATGCTGCCCATTCCAGGGACCGGAAAGGTGCGGCACCTGGAGGAGAATGTGGCGGCGGCGGGCCTGCGGCTCAGCGACGAGGAGTTTCGCCGCCTCGACGAGCTTGGCCGCGAGGAGTGGCAGCAGCAGGTGGCGCGCAGCCGCGCTTCCCAAGGCTAA
- a CDS encoding PRC-barrel domain-containing protein gives MIKGKELLGQPIVALSTGERVDNVRDLVFDHQANQLLGLLVDEGGWFRAARVVPFEAIRSIGEDAIMVDSPESITSTREDGRLAEVLDSKVSLVGMTLLTTDGQNLGKIADVFFDEHTGRVEGYEATGGIFSDLSSGRTFVPAPESVQIGADAAIVPVSVAAAMEEQEPGGLKGALQTAGQNLSEAYQNAASNVKESYENIATATKERQKEYVIGKTAGADVTLEDGTVIVHKGDTITAEQAEQADRAGKLTALATAATGGVLSETYGTVRDRVQSSYEEMRNAAPARQREYVEGKIAAHDVTVEVADGVQEVIVHRGEPITAFQIARAEEVGKLGELVAAASGGTGPGATGASAAAPTVEATIGRRVRTDVRAPGAGIVAAQGQIVTPAIAERARRLGAEQALINATMGSTGGAQGATAALSSGVASVSEGASSLLDRAKAWFSDKREEAGQALEQRQEELQEKRIRDALGRPVTRVILAPDDSIILNVGEIITHKAVEAARAGDVLDILLDSVSKEEVSIDPLAARPHETGTAALEGQPDLSAEPARQDEDERPTQSRIITDPDQR, from the coding sequence ATGATCAAAGGCAAGGAACTGCTTGGACAGCCCATCGTCGCCCTCAGTACCGGCGAGCGTGTGGACAATGTACGTGACCTGGTGTTTGACCACCAGGCCAACCAACTGCTGGGCCTCCTCGTGGATGAGGGCGGCTGGTTTCGTGCGGCGCGCGTGGTGCCCTTTGAGGCGATTCGCTCGATCGGAGAGGACGCCATCATGGTGGATAGCCCCGAGTCGATCACCAGCACCCGCGAGGACGGGCGGCTGGCCGAGGTGCTGGACTCCAAGGTCAGCCTGGTTGGCATGACCCTGCTCACCACCGATGGACAGAACCTGGGCAAGATCGCCGACGTCTTTTTTGACGAGCACACCGGTCGGGTGGAGGGCTACGAGGCGACCGGAGGCATCTTCAGCGATCTCAGCAGTGGCCGGACCTTTGTGCCGGCGCCGGAAAGCGTGCAGATCGGCGCAGATGCGGCCATCGTTCCGGTCAGCGTCGCCGCGGCGATGGAGGAACAGGAGCCGGGCGGCCTCAAGGGAGCTTTGCAGACGGCGGGGCAGAACCTCAGCGAGGCCTATCAGAACGCGGCCAGCAACGTCAAGGAAAGCTACGAGAACATCGCTACGGCCACCAAGGAACGCCAAAAGGAGTACGTGATCGGCAAGACGGCGGGTGCCGACGTGACTCTAGAAGACGGCACCGTGATCGTCCACAAGGGGGACACCATTACCGCCGAGCAGGCCGAGCAGGCTGACCGCGCCGGGAAACTGACGGCGCTGGCGACGGCGGCCACCGGGGGCGTGCTGAGCGAGACCTACGGCACCGTGCGTGACCGGGTGCAGAGCAGCTATGAGGAGATGCGCAACGCGGCGCCGGCCCGGCAGCGTGAGTACGTGGAAGGCAAGATCGCTGCGCACGACGTGACGGTCGAGGTGGCCGACGGTGTTCAGGAGGTGATTGTTCACCGTGGTGAGCCCATCACCGCCTTTCAGATCGCACGTGCCGAGGAGGTGGGCAAGCTGGGCGAGCTCGTGGCGGCTGCCAGCGGCGGAACCGGCCCGGGAGCAACGGGAGCGTCTGCAGCCGCCCCCACAGTCGAGGCCACCATCGGCCGCCGGGTCCGAACGGACGTGCGCGCGCCTGGGGCGGGCATCGTCGCTGCGCAGGGCCAGATCGTCACGCCCGCGATCGCGGAGCGTGCTCGCCGCCTGGGTGCCGAACAGGCCCTGATCAATGCCACCATGGGCAGCACGGGGGGGGCGCAGGGGGCGACCGCCGCGCTTTCCAGCGGCGTTGCCAGCGTCAGCGAGGGGGCCAGCAGCCTGCTGGACCGCGCCAAAGCCTGGTTCAGCGACAAACGCGAGGAAGCCGGGCAGGCACTGGAACAGCGGCAGGAGGAACTGCAGGAAAAACGTATCCGTGACGCGCTGGGCCGTCCCGTCACCCGGGTCATCCTGGCCCCTGATGACAGCATCATCCTGAATGTGGGTGAGATCATTACCCACAAGGCGGTTGAAGCGGCGCGAGCCGGGGACGTGCTCGATATCCTGCTCGACAGCGTGAGCAAGGAAGAAGTCAGCATCGATCCCCTCGCGGCTCGCCCCCACGAGACCGGCACCGCGGCCCTAGAAGGCCAGCCGGACCTCAGCGCCGAGCCGGCCCGGCAGGATGAGGACGAGCGGCCCACCCAGAGCCGCATCATCACCGACCCCGATCAGCGCTGA
- a CDS encoding CoA transferase: MSAPLSGLTVLSLALNLPGPLAVAALRDEGARPVKIEPPSGDPLARLAPEWYAALTRGVEIHTLDLKTPQGQRELHALLAATDLLLTSSRPAALARLGLDGHTLASSAPQLCRVRIVGDAQRPEVPGHDLTYQAESGLLDPKQPVMPRTLIADLLGGQTAYAAALALLLGRERGSPERERVVGLRQAAAQAALPLEYGVTAPGGLLSGTQPTYRLYATADGTIAVAALEAHFARRWQELTGPDPEAAVRARPSAHWLALAQDHDLPVSAVADLL; encoded by the coding sequence ATGTCCGCACCTCTGTCTGGTCTCACGGTTCTCAGTCTTGCCCTGAATCTCCCTGGCCCGCTGGCGGTCGCGGCCCTGCGGGACGAGGGAGCCCGCCCCGTGAAAATCGAGCCACCCAGCGGGGATCCCCTCGCACGTCTCGCGCCCGAGTGGTACGCAGCGCTGACACGGGGGGTAGAGATCCACACGCTCGACCTCAAGACCCCGCAGGGGCAGCGGGAACTGCACGCCCTGCTCGCTGCCACGGACCTGCTGCTAACCAGCAGTCGCCCCGCCGCCCTCGCCCGGCTGGGGCTGGATGGCCACACCCTGGCGTCCAGCGCCCCGCAGCTCTGCCGGGTGCGGATTGTGGGTGACGCGCAGCGCCCGGAGGTGCCCGGGCATGACCTGACGTACCAGGCGGAGTCGGGGCTCCTGGACCCGAAACAGCCCGTCATGCCGCGCACCTTGATTGCCGACCTGCTCGGCGGGCAGACCGCGTACGCTGCGGCGCTCGCCCTGCTGCTGGGACGCGAGCGCGGCTCCCCGGAACGGGAACGGGTGGTCGGCCTGCGCCAAGCCGCTGCCCAAGCCGCCCTTCCCCTGGAGTACGGGGTCACCGCGCCGGGCGGCCTGCTGTCTGGCACACAGCCCACCTACCGCCTGTATGCCACGGCGGACGGCACCATCGCGGTGGCCGCGCTCGAGGCGCATTTCGCCCGGCGCTGGCAGGAACTCACCGGGCCGGATCCAGAGGCGGCGGTGCGTGCTCGGCCCAGCGCACACTGGCTGGCCCTGGCGCAGGACCATGACCTTCCGGTGAGCGCCGTGGCTGATCTTTTGTGA
- a CDS encoding ABC transporter permease encodes MRPEFIWRVAARDLLSTLRDRRTITSTILIPLLLIPLFTLGLPLLLGRFIGGQAQERQKVGVVGTLPESLRTALTRDEKLPNGTVTRAGVELVPVTDPRAAVQSGEVDAALRAPSPLPARAGDGTGTLEVYAKLGNLRAQTGAFAKVQSVVEAYNRELAVQRLGTLGLGAQTLTPVTLAPIDASPEQERRSGQLAFLIPLLMLNFILTGAMATALDATAGEKERGTLESLLVSPVRRSEVVAGKLLATTLTALTTALCSVLGFLLSGMLARAVLATEGTPAELTQAFGGQLTLTPASALALLGTVVSAALLISAVLIALSIYARSYKEAQTYVTPLSLVIVFPAVMLQFSDFLTLSDGIYTIPLFGSMVAILNTVRGNLTAAHALTAIAANLCGALLIGLLALRSFGREEVIFRN; translated from the coding sequence GTGCGTCCTGAGTTCATCTGGCGTGTCGCCGCGCGCGACCTGCTCTCCACTCTACGCGACCGGCGCACCATCACGAGCACCATCCTGATTCCGCTGCTGCTGATCCCGCTCTTCACACTGGGGCTCCCACTGCTGCTGGGCCGCTTTATCGGCGGGCAGGCGCAGGAGCGGCAAAAGGTGGGGGTGGTGGGCACGCTGCCCGAGTCGCTGCGCACGGCCCTGACTCGCGACGAGAAGCTGCCCAACGGCACGGTGACGCGCGCCGGGGTAGAACTCGTGCCCGTCACCGACCCCAGGGCCGCGGTGCAGTCCGGAGAAGTGGACGCCGCCCTGCGCGCGCCCTCGCCCCTGCCCGCCCGCGCGGGCGACGGCACCGGCACGCTGGAGGTGTACGCCAAGCTGGGGAACCTGCGGGCCCAGACGGGCGCCTTTGCCAAGGTGCAGAGCGTGGTGGAAGCGTACAACCGGGAGCTGGCGGTGCAGCGCCTGGGCACGCTGGGGCTGGGCGCGCAGACCCTCACGCCCGTCACGCTTGCCCCCATCGATGCCAGCCCCGAGCAGGAGCGGCGCAGCGGACAACTGGCCTTTTTGATTCCGCTTCTGATGCTGAATTTCATCCTGACCGGCGCGATGGCGACTGCGCTAGACGCCACTGCGGGCGAAAAGGAACGCGGCACCCTGGAAAGCCTGCTTGTGTCCCCAGTGCGCCGCAGCGAGGTCGTGGCCGGAAAACTTCTCGCGACCACCCTCACCGCCCTCACCACCGCTCTTTGCAGTGTGTTGGGCTTTCTCCTGAGCGGCATGCTCGCGCGGGCTGTGCTCGCTACAGAGGGGACACCCGCCGAACTCACCCAGGCCTTTGGGGGTCAGCTCACCCTCACCCCTGCCAGCGCGCTGGCCCTGCTGGGCACCGTCGTCAGCGCCGCGCTCCTCATCAGCGCCGTCCTGATCGCCCTGAGCATCTACGCCCGCTCCTACAAGGAGGCACAAACCTACGTCACGCCCCTGAGCCTGGTGATCGTCTTTCCCGCGGTCATGCTGCAATTTAGTGACTTCCTCACCCTGAGTGACGGCATCTACACCATTCCCCTCTTCGGCAGCATGGTGGCCATCCTCAACACGGTGCGCGGGAACCTCACGGCCGCTCACGCCCTGACCGCTATCGCCGCCAATCTGTGCGGGGCGCTCCTCATTGGACTGCTGGCGCTGCGGTCGTTCGGGCGCGAAGAGGTCATTTTCAGGAATTAA
- a CDS encoding enolase C-terminal domain-like protein has translation MSAPRVVRVEGLPYRLPLKGTLAWGASSALRAAEHVLVRVTLDDGTVGTAEATPRPTIYGETSTSVVAILRHLEAALTGLEITDEAALTQGRNSVANNHTARGALDMALHDARARAQGLTLWDTLLGTKTRVRVSFILGIDTPAGMLAEAERVVGAGVRCLKVKVGRDHTRDLRVLAELRRTFGEAVQLYADSNETLSPEQAPAALAAMRDAGLTYVEEPLPVRQLRARAALHARAILPIVADDSCFTPADLDRELDFDTFDILNVKTARNGFTDGLGMLRTAAAHGKRGMVGSQASTGLGTLHAALLATQPEVSEPCELSFVLKLKDDLLNRDITFQDGWLDVAALRGAELDPAKLERYRL, from the coding sequence ATGAGTGCGCCGCGAGTCGTGCGGGTCGAGGGTCTCCCCTACCGCCTGCCGCTGAAGGGAACCCTGGCCTGGGGGGCAAGCAGCGCCCTCCGTGCCGCCGAGCACGTACTCGTGCGGGTCACCCTGGACGACGGCACGGTCGGCACCGCAGAAGCCACCCCGCGCCCGACCATCTACGGCGAGACCTCCACGAGCGTCGTCGCCATCCTGCGGCACCTCGAAGCGGCGCTGACCGGGCTGGAGATCACCGACGAGGCCGCCTTAACCCAGGGGCGCAACAGCGTAGCGAACAACCACACGGCGCGGGGGGCACTGGACATGGCCCTGCACGACGCGCGTGCCCGAGCGCAGGGGCTCACGCTGTGGGACACGCTCCTTGGGACGAAGACGCGCGTACGGGTCAGTTTCATCCTGGGGATTGACACGCCCGCCGGGATGCTGGCAGAAGCCGAGCGGGTGGTCGGGGCGGGGGTGCGCTGCCTGAAGGTGAAGGTGGGCCGCGACCACACCCGTGACCTGCGCGTGCTTGCGGAGCTGCGCCGCACCTTTGGGGAGGCCGTGCAGCTCTATGCCGACAGCAACGAGACGCTGAGCCCCGAGCAGGCCCCTGCCGCCCTCGCCGCCATGCGCGACGCAGGGCTGACCTACGTGGAGGAGCCGCTCCCCGTGCGTCAGCTGCGTGCCCGCGCCGCCCTGCATGCCCGCGCCATCCTGCCCATCGTCGCGGACGATTCCTGCTTCACGCCCGCCGACCTCGACCGCGAGCTCGACTTTGATACCTTCGACATCCTGAATGTCAAAACCGCCCGCAACGGCTTTACCGACGGCCTGGGAATGCTCCGTACCGCTGCCGCGCACGGCAAGCGCGGTATGGTCGGCTCGCAGGCGAGCACCGGCCTGGGCACGCTGCACGCCGCCCTCCTCGCTACCCAGCCCGAGGTGAGCGAGCCGTGTGAGCTCAGCTTCGTGCTGAAACTGAAAGATGACCTGCTGAACCGGGACATCACCTTTCAGGACGGCTGGCTGGACGTAGCGGCCCTGCGGGGAGCCGAGCTGGACCCGGCAAAACTCGAACGGTACCGGTTGTGA
- a CDS encoding ATP-binding cassette domain-containing protein, translating to MLDIHNLSKTYGRHAALRNVTLSAREGEVFGLLGPNGAGKTTLLRIIATLLRPTAGTAVLAGHDVGREPEAVRRAIGVVNGGMGLPARLTGREVLRSFAGLYGLNRAQADARIHELDAALDLGRTLDVRAGEYSTGMKQKVVIARAVLHDPQVLILDEAASGLDIFARRTLLDFVAAARQPGKLTLYSTHVMSEAEEVCDRVAILHKGELVTVGSIPDILASTGERNLERAFFALVRGQEVARAS from the coding sequence ATGCTCGACATTCACAACCTCAGTAAGACCTACGGCAGGCACGCGGCGCTGCGGAACGTGACCCTCAGCGCCCGAGAGGGCGAAGTCTTTGGCCTGCTTGGCCCAAACGGCGCGGGCAAGACGACCCTGCTGCGAATCATCGCCACGCTGCTCAGGCCCACTGCGGGGACAGCGGTTCTGGCTGGGCACGACGTGGGGCGCGAACCGGAGGCGGTGCGGCGGGCCATCGGGGTCGTCAACGGCGGGATGGGCCTGCCCGCCCGGTTAACGGGGCGGGAGGTGCTGCGCTCCTTTGCGGGGCTGTACGGTTTGAACCGGGCGCAGGCGGACGCCCGCATTCATGAGCTGGACGCGGCGCTGGACCTGGGCCGCACGCTGGACGTCCGTGCGGGAGAGTACTCCACCGGTATGAAGCAGAAGGTCGTGATCGCCCGCGCCGTTCTCCACGACCCACAGGTGCTGATTCTCGACGAGGCGGCCAGCGGCCTGGACATCTTCGCGCGCCGGACGCTGCTGGACTTCGTCGCGGCAGCGCGGCAGCCGGGAAAGCTCACCCTCTACTCGACGCACGTGATGAGCGAGGCCGAGGAGGTCTGTGACCGAGTCGCGATTCTCCACAAGGGAGAACTCGTGACGGTAGGCAGCATTCCCGACATCCTCGCCAGCACCGGCGAGCGCAATCTGGAACGGGCCTTTTTCGCCCTGGTTCGGGGGCAGGAGGTGGCACGTGCGTCCTGA